CTTCCTTTATTTTTCCAGCCACACAAACTACTGTATTTGTAGCTTTGTATTGAGAATGCATATAATCTAAAATTTGCTTTCGGCTAATTGATAGAATAGTTTTTTTAGTTCCAATAACATCTCTTCCTGCTGGTTGATCACCAAATAATAAATCTTTCCAGACCTCACAAATATATCTCATTGGAGTATCTAAATACATATTAAACTCCTCTTTGATAGTTCCTCTTTCTTTTTCTATTTCTTTAGCAGAAATTATTGAATTTAAATAAATATCAGAAACCCAATCAATAGCAAAATCCGTATATTGATTATTAACCTTAGCCCAATATCCAGTATATTCTTCTCCTGTAAAAGCATTTGTTATTCCTCCGATAGCGTCTATCGGCTCAATAACTTCCATCGCTGTTTTATGATTTGTGGTTCCTTTAAAAAGCATATGTTCTAGAAAATGAGAAATTCCTCCCACTTCTTTTTTTTCATACTTAGAACCGGTTTTAACTAAAACTAAAACAGTAGCTGTTTCCGTATCTTTCTCAGGGATTGTGACAATTCTTAATCCTGATTTTAAAGTAGTTTTTTTATACATTTTTATTAAAATATTCTTTTAATTCACTAATCAAAACTCTTTCTTGTTCCATAGTGTCTCTATTTCTAATAGTAACCGCATTATCTTCTAATGTTTCAAAATCAATAGTTACACAAAATGGAGTTCCTATTTCATCTTGCCTCCTATATCTTTTTCCTACGGTTCCTGTTTCGTCATACTCTGAGATAAAATAAGGAGACAACAAATCAAAAACCTCTTTAGCTTTTGAAGTTATCACTTCTTTGTTTTTAACAAGAGGTAAAACCGCTATCTTAACAGGTGATATTTTTGAATTAAGCTTAAGAACTGTTTCCATACTATCTCCGTCTTGAGATCTTCCTTTTTCATACTCGCT
The sequence above is drawn from the Candidatus Margulisiibacteriota bacterium genome and encodes:
- a CDS encoding pitrilysin family protein; amino-acid sequence: MYKKTTLKSGLRIVTIPEKDTETATVLVLVKTGSKYEKKEVGGISHFLEHMLFKGTTNHKTAMEVIEPIDAIGGITNAFTGEEYTGYWAKVNNQYTDFAIDWVSDIYLNSIISAKEIEKERGTIKEEFNMYLDTPMRYICEVWKDLLFGDQPAGRDVIGTKKTILSISRKQILDYMHSQYKATNTVVCVAGKIKE